Proteins encoded in a region of the Neodiprion virginianus isolate iyNeoVirg1 chromosome 2, iyNeoVirg1.1, whole genome shotgun sequence genome:
- the LOC124297709 gene encoding transformer-2 protein homolog alpha isoform X2, translated as MSDIERSGSRSASPRRPRTADGGPRDSRSRSRSRKSRERKESHRPNKDYSRSRSRSGSRGRKPYRTSKYTGAGHRGSSRSRSRSPYRGGRYSRSRSRSYSRSRYSRERDRNIYRSHSRSPMSSRRRHVGNRDNPCPSRCLGVFGLSIYTTEQQIHQIFSKYGPVERVQVVIDAKTGRSRGFCFVYFESSEDAKVAKEQCTGMEIDGRRIRVDFSITQRAHTPTPGIYMGKPTHLHDRSWEGGSRRREGSGYRGSHRRSPSPYYNSSSRRRTRYERSRSRSYSPRRY; from the exons ATGAGCGACATAGAG cGAAGTGGTAGTCGCAGCGCTAGCCCCAGAAGGCCAAGAACAGCAGATGGAGGACCGAGAGATTCGCGTTCCAGATCCAGATCACGCAAGTCAAGGGAAAGGAAGGAGAGTCATCGTCCAAACAAGGACTATTCAAGGTCAAGGAGCAGATCAGGTTCAAGAGGTCGTAAACCGTACCGTACCAGCAAATACACAGGGGCTGGACACCGAGGAAGCAGCCGCAGTCGCAGCCGCTCGCCCTATCGGGGTGGGCGCTACTCTCGCAGCAGGTCTCGTTCGTACTCGCGCTCGCGCTACTCTCGCGAGAGAGACAGGAACATTTACCGATCGCACTCCCGCAGCCCCATGTCTTCGAGGCGGCGCCATGTCGGTAACCGGGACAACCCCTGCCCCTCCCGATGCCTTGGTGTCTTCGGCCTATCAATCTATACGACTGAGCAGCAGATTCATCAAATATTCTCCAAATATGGTCCAGTCGAACGAGTGCAAGTCGTCATTGATGCCAAG ACTGGACGGTCGAGAGGCTTTTGCTTTGTATACTTTGAGTCATCTGAAGATGCTAAAGTCGCCAAGGAACAGTGTACAGGAATGGAGATTGATGGTAGACGGATACGAGTAGATTTTTCTATTACTCAACGAGCACATACACCAACTCCCGGCATTTATATGGGGAAGCCAACTCATTTGCATGATAGAAGTTGGGAAGGAGGATCCAGACGTAGAGA agGGAGTGGATACAGAGGAAGCCATAGGAGGTCACCCAGCCCTTATTATAACAGTAGTAGTCGTCGCCGCACACGCTATGAACGGTCAAGGTCACGGTCATATTCGCCCC GTCGATATTAA
- the LOC124297713 gene encoding biogenesis of lysosome-related organelles complex 1 subunit 1 — protein sequence MLSSIVKEHQSKHSARKERQEQKRKEAVQAANNLTQALVDHLNVGVAQAYLNQKRLDAEAKQLQHSATSFAKQTQAWLNLVESFSSALKEIGDAENWARSIEGDMRTIATALEYSYKATQETQEAQGTQAPNEPSRPTNPQSIN from the exons ATGTTGTCATCAATTGTGAAAGAACACCAGAGCAAACATTCAGCTAGAAAAGAAAGgcaag AACAAAAGCGCAAGGAAGCCGTTCAGGCAGCAAATAATTTGACTCAAGCTCTCGTTGATCATTTGAACGTTGG GGTTGCTCAGGCTTATTTGAATCAAAAGAGATTGGATGCAGAAGCTAAACAATTGCAGCATAGCGCAACCAGTTTTGCCAAGCAGACGCAAGCTTGGCTCAACTTGGTCGAAAGTTTTTCTAGTGCTCTAAAAGAAATTGGTGATGCCGAAAATTGGGCAAGAAGTATAGAAGGTGACATGAGAACAATTGCCACTGCTCTAGAATATTCCTATAAAG CAACCCAGGAAACCCAGGAAGCACAAGGAACACAAGCACCCAACGAGCCTTCACGTCCTACTAATCCTCAATCTATAAATTAG
- the LOC124297709 gene encoding transformer-2 protein homolog alpha isoform X1, protein MSDIERSGSRSASPRRPRTADGGPRDSRSRSRSRKSRERKESHRPNKDYSRSRSRSGSRGRKPYRTSKYTGAGHRGSSRSRSRSPYRGGRYSRSRSRSYSRSRYSRERDRNIYRSHSRSPMSSRRRHVGNRDNPCPSRCLGVFGLSIYTTEQQIHQIFSKYGPVERVQVVIDAKTGRSRGFCFVYFESSEDAKVAKEQCTGMEIDGRRIRVDFSITQRAHTPTPGIYMGKPTHLHDRSWEGGSRRREGSGYRGSHRRSPSPYYNSSSRRRTRYERSRSRSYSPRFESRGIG, encoded by the exons ATGAGCGACATAGAG cGAAGTGGTAGTCGCAGCGCTAGCCCCAGAAGGCCAAGAACAGCAGATGGAGGACCGAGAGATTCGCGTTCCAGATCCAGATCACGCAAGTCAAGGGAAAGGAAGGAGAGTCATCGTCCAAACAAGGACTATTCAAGGTCAAGGAGCAGATCAGGTTCAAGAGGTCGTAAACCGTACCGTACCAGCAAATACACAGGGGCTGGACACCGAGGAAGCAGCCGCAGTCGCAGCCGCTCGCCCTATCGGGGTGGGCGCTACTCTCGCAGCAGGTCTCGTTCGTACTCGCGCTCGCGCTACTCTCGCGAGAGAGACAGGAACATTTACCGATCGCACTCCCGCAGCCCCATGTCTTCGAGGCGGCGCCATGTCGGTAACCGGGACAACCCCTGCCCCTCCCGATGCCTTGGTGTCTTCGGCCTATCAATCTATACGACTGAGCAGCAGATTCATCAAATATTCTCCAAATATGGTCCAGTCGAACGAGTGCAAGTCGTCATTGATGCCAAG ACTGGACGGTCGAGAGGCTTTTGCTTTGTATACTTTGAGTCATCTGAAGATGCTAAAGTCGCCAAGGAACAGTGTACAGGAATGGAGATTGATGGTAGACGGATACGAGTAGATTTTTCTATTACTCAACGAGCACATACACCAACTCCCGGCATTTATATGGGGAAGCCAACTCATTTGCATGATAGAAGTTGGGAAGGAGGATCCAGACGTAGAGA agGGAGTGGATACAGAGGAAGCCATAGGAGGTCACCCAGCCCTTATTATAACAGTAGTAGTCGTCGCCGCACACGCTATGAACGGTCAAGGTCACGGTCATATTCGCCCC GTTTTGAATCAAGAGGTATTGGATGA
- the LOC124297709 gene encoding transformer-2 protein homolog alpha isoform X3, with the protein MSDIERSGSRSASPRRPRTADGGPRDSRSRSRSRKSRERKESHRPNKDYSRSRSRSGSRGRKPYRTSKYTGAGHRGSSRSRSRSPYRGGRYSRSSPMSSRRRHVGNRDNPCPSRCLGVFGLSIYTTEQQIHQIFSKYGPVERVQVVIDAKTGRSRGFCFVYFESSEDAKVAKEQCTGMEIDGRRIRVDFSITQRAHTPTPGIYMGKPTHLHDRSWEGGSRRREGSGYRGSHRRSPSPYYNSSSRRRTRYERSRSRSYSPRFESRGIG; encoded by the exons ATGAGCGACATAGAG cGAAGTGGTAGTCGCAGCGCTAGCCCCAGAAGGCCAAGAACAGCAGATGGAGGACCGAGAGATTCGCGTTCCAGATCCAGATCACGCAAGTCAAGGGAAAGGAAGGAGAGTCATCGTCCAAACAAGGACTATTCAAGGTCAAGGAGCAGATCAGGTTCAAGAGGTCGTAAACCGTACCGTACCAGCAAATACACAGGGGCTGGACACCGAGGAAGCAGCCGCAGTCGCAGCCGCTCGCCCTATCGGGGTGGGCGCTACTCTCGCAGCAG CCCCATGTCTTCGAGGCGGCGCCATGTCGGTAACCGGGACAACCCCTGCCCCTCCCGATGCCTTGGTGTCTTCGGCCTATCAATCTATACGACTGAGCAGCAGATTCATCAAATATTCTCCAAATATGGTCCAGTCGAACGAGTGCAAGTCGTCATTGATGCCAAG ACTGGACGGTCGAGAGGCTTTTGCTTTGTATACTTTGAGTCATCTGAAGATGCTAAAGTCGCCAAGGAACAGTGTACAGGAATGGAGATTGATGGTAGACGGATACGAGTAGATTTTTCTATTACTCAACGAGCACATACACCAACTCCCGGCATTTATATGGGGAAGCCAACTCATTTGCATGATAGAAGTTGGGAAGGAGGATCCAGACGTAGAGA agGGAGTGGATACAGAGGAAGCCATAGGAGGTCACCCAGCCCTTATTATAACAGTAGTAGTCGTCGCCGCACACGCTATGAACGGTCAAGGTCACGGTCATATTCGCCCC GTTTTGAATCAAGAGGTATTGGATGA